A window of Cryptomeria japonica chromosome 3, Sugi_1.0, whole genome shotgun sequence contains these coding sequences:
- the LOC131067210 gene encoding B3 domain-containing transcription factor ABI3 isoform X2, whose translation MDSESAQNVGEVERAEANGIIEGQDANRNIEGGVKVKMEAGEMDGELNDESPEECNEMIAMNSEDTDFLGKAEDLIPPSPGGAEWTDYECTSADDMLDAARIFDCVNLPNLSELQYNLEPPAPLPPAAAAAPASSSLGSSTSSSSASVSSPSSSSWLNTSNMKSEEAMERHYHSSSTPSIDQDSATSTSYQNFMVIPFEQPADSHNNNICKEYSYSDLDHADKIDVLEELQNLDLLDGSDMWDPFSAGALDGFVPADNNIPSEELPMVFFEWLKSNKDSISPEDLRSIKLKRSTIELAAKQLGGGKKAMLHLLKLILAWVQNNHLQRKRKLSQQHQKFNGCRPSYFVDQYNQCYNGGGVMDHGFEPQSCYAQVAIPTDPSMFAALNNNTFNPPPAPSMDTIHHPAKYRRVPLEGCGGFTSSHECQPMFQPLDGGAPWPNMNCMLQNQLPYENYRFPPPTSQSQVDYMNYRSSTPAVSTKEARKNRMARQRRSMAHHHHHHHQNRHWSASTSPLSRQSSEQVNINLMQYQQQRQTYLQTDRRQINGWKPEKNLKFLLQKVLKQSDVGNLGRIVLPKKEAETHLPELEARDGISIAMEDIVTSHVWNMRYRFWPNNKSRMYLLENTGDFVRSNGLQEGDFIVLYSDTKTGKYMIRGVKVPRSDTSASAPAATKCTNGSSSLPDGGDAKQFLKMGKSYLASTSQSVAVTFADSVADASSSSVSDATVHSCPEADPFLRDMVTHSFPTKGTSNSQHDHPGSASTNLESLSSLESGDLTIEEILDLVDSPDLVAEPAKSDSSDDIAESKD comes from the exons ATGGACAGTGAGAGTGCTCAAAATGTTGGTGAAGTAGAAAGAGCAGAAGCGAATGGAATCATTGAAGGACAAGATGCAAACAGAAACATTGAAGGAGGTGTTAAAGTGAAAATGGAGGCTGGAGAAATGGATGGAGAGTTAAATGATGAGAGTCCAGaagaatgcaatgaaatgattgcCATGAATTCTGAGGATACTGATTTCTTGGGCAAGGCGGAGGATTTGATTCCTCCAAGCCCAGGAGGTGCCGAATGGACAGACTATGAATGCACATCTGCAGATGATATGCTGGATGCTGCAAGGATTTTTGACTGTGTTAATCTCCCCAACTTGAGTGAGTTGCAGTATAATCTAGAGCCTCCTGCACCTCTACCACCTGCTGCTGCTGCTGCCCCGGCTTCTTCATCGTTGGGTTCATCTACTTCCTCGTCTTCTGCTTCTGTATcatctccttcttcatcatcttggctTAATACAAGCAATATGAAAAGCGAGGAAGCCATGGAGAGACATTACCATTCTTCAAGCACGCCTTCCATAGACCAAGATTCTGCCACCTCTACATCCTATCAGAACTTCATGGTTATACCATTCGAGCAGCCTGCAGACAGTCACAACAACAACATTTGTAAAGAGTATTCATACTCAGATCTAGACCATGCAGACAAAATTGATGTTTTGGAGGAGCTACAGAACTTGGATTTACTGGACGGATCCGATATGTGGGATCCCTTTTCTGCAGGAGCCCTGGACGGATTCGTCCCAGCAGATAACAATATTCCATCCGAAGAGCTACCCATGGTGTTTTTCGAGTGGTTAAAGTCCAACAAGGACTCCATTTCTCCTGAGGATCTGAGAAGCATAAAGCTCAAGAGATCCACCATCGAACTCGCAGCTAAGCAATTGGGTGGTGGGAAAAAAGCCATGCTACATCTCCTCAAGCTCATTCTCGCATGGGTGCAGAACAATCACCTACAGAGAAAAAGAAAGCTGTCCCAGCAGCACCAGAAGTTCAATGGATGCAGGCCATCGTATTTCGTTGATCAGTACAATCAATGCTACAATGGCGGCGGTGTAATGGATCATGGGTTCGAACCACAAAGCTGCTATGCCCAAGTTGCTATACCGACAGACCCCTCCATGTTTGCTGCACTGAATAATAATACCTTCAATCCTCCTCCTGCTCCTTCCATGGATACAATTCATCACCCTGCAAAATACAGGCGGGTTCCTCTTGAAGGATGTGGTGGTTTTACCAGCTCTCATGAGTGCCAACCCATGTTTCAGCCTCTTGATGGCGGCGCTCCATGGCCAAACATGAATTGCATGCTCCAGAACCAGCTTCCCTATGAAAACTACCGCTTTCCACCTCCTACATCACAATCCCAGGTAGATTACATGAATTACCGCTCTAGTACTCCTGCAGTCTCAACGAAAGAGGCCAGAAAGAATAGAATGGCTCGTCAAAGGCGTTCCATGgctcaccaccatcaccatcaccaccaaaACCGCCATTGGTCGGCCTCAACGTCGCCACTGTCACGCCAATCTTCGGAGCAAGTCAATATCAACCTCATGCAATATCAACAGCAACGCCAGACATATCTGCAAACAGATCGTCGTCAGATCAAT GGTTGGAAGCCAGAAAAGAACTTGAAGTTTTTGCTGCAGAAAGTTCTCAAGCAGAGCGACGTGGGCAACTTAGGAAGGATCGTGCTACCTAAG AAGGAAGCAGAAACGCATCTTCCTGAGCTGGAGGCAAGAGATGGAATCTCCATTGCAATGGAAGACATTGTAACGTCTCATGTATGGAATATGCGTTACAG GTTTTGGCCCAACAATAAGAGCAGGATGTATCTGCTCGAAAATACTG GCGACTTTGTAAGATCTAATGGCCTGCAAGAGGGCGACTTCATCGTACTATACTCTGATACCAAAACTGGAAAATAT ATGATCCGTGGTGTAAAAGTGCCCAGATCAGACACATCTGCTTCTGCACCTGCAGCAACAAAGTGCACAAACGGTTCTTCTTCTCTACCAGATGGAGGAGATGCGAAACAGTTTTTAAAAATGGGAAAAAGTTATCTGGCTTCCACAAGTCAGTCTGTTGCAGTAACTTTTGCAGATTCCGTGGCTGACGCATCCTCTTCATCTGTATCTGATGCAACTGTGCATTCGTGCCCTGAGGCAGATCCATTTCTAAGAGACATGGTCACTCATTCCTTCCCCACAAAAGGAACTAGTAATTCACAACATGATCATCCAGGATCAGCCTCCACCAATTTAGAGAGCCTCTCTAGTCTTGAAAGCGGGGATCTTACAATAGAAGAAATTCTAGACTTGGTGGACTCGCCAGATTTGGTGGCTGAACCAGCCAAAAGTGATTCTTCTGATGATATTGCAGAAAGCAAGGATTAA
- the LOC131067210 gene encoding B3 domain-containing transcription factor ABI3 isoform X1, whose translation MDSESAQNVGEVERAEANGIIEGQDANRNIEGGVKVKMEAGEMDGELNDESPEECNEMIAMNSEDTDFLGKAEDLIPPSPGGAEWTDYECTSADDMLDAARIFDCVNLPNLSELQYNLEPPAPLPPAAAAAPASSSLGSSTSSSSASVSSPSSSSWLNTSNMKSEEAMERHYHSSSTPSIDQDSATSTSYQNFMVIPFEQPADSHNNNICKEYSYSDLDHADKIDVLEELQNLDLLDGSDMWDPFSAGALDGFVPADNNIPSEELPMVFFEWLKSNKDSISPEDLRSIKLKRSTIELAAKQLGGGKKAMLHLLKLILAWVQNNHLQRKRKLSQQHQKFNGCRPSYFVDQYNQCYNGGGVMDHGFEPQSCYAQVAIPTDPSMFAALNNNTFNPPPAPSMDTIHHPAKYRRVPLEGCGGFTSSHECQPMFQPLDGGAPWPNMNCMLQNQLPYENYRFPPPTSQSQVDYMNYRSSTPAVSTKEARKNRMARQRRSMAHHHHHHHQNRHWSASTSPLSRQSSEQVNINLMQYQQQRQTYLQTDRRQINVGMQGWKPEKNLKFLLQKVLKQSDVGNLGRIVLPKKEAETHLPELEARDGISIAMEDIVTSHVWNMRYRFWPNNKSRMYLLENTGDFVRSNGLQEGDFIVLYSDTKTGKYMIRGVKVPRSDTSASAPAATKCTNGSSSLPDGGDAKQFLKMGKSYLASTSQSVAVTFADSVADASSSSVSDATVHSCPEADPFLRDMVTHSFPTKGTSNSQHDHPGSASTNLESLSSLESGDLTIEEILDLVDSPDLVAEPAKSDSSDDIAESKD comes from the exons ATGGACAGTGAGAGTGCTCAAAATGTTGGTGAAGTAGAAAGAGCAGAAGCGAATGGAATCATTGAAGGACAAGATGCAAACAGAAACATTGAAGGAGGTGTTAAAGTGAAAATGGAGGCTGGAGAAATGGATGGAGAGTTAAATGATGAGAGTCCAGaagaatgcaatgaaatgattgcCATGAATTCTGAGGATACTGATTTCTTGGGCAAGGCGGAGGATTTGATTCCTCCAAGCCCAGGAGGTGCCGAATGGACAGACTATGAATGCACATCTGCAGATGATATGCTGGATGCTGCAAGGATTTTTGACTGTGTTAATCTCCCCAACTTGAGTGAGTTGCAGTATAATCTAGAGCCTCCTGCACCTCTACCACCTGCTGCTGCTGCTGCCCCGGCTTCTTCATCGTTGGGTTCATCTACTTCCTCGTCTTCTGCTTCTGTATcatctccttcttcatcatcttggctTAATACAAGCAATATGAAAAGCGAGGAAGCCATGGAGAGACATTACCATTCTTCAAGCACGCCTTCCATAGACCAAGATTCTGCCACCTCTACATCCTATCAGAACTTCATGGTTATACCATTCGAGCAGCCTGCAGACAGTCACAACAACAACATTTGTAAAGAGTATTCATACTCAGATCTAGACCATGCAGACAAAATTGATGTTTTGGAGGAGCTACAGAACTTGGATTTACTGGACGGATCCGATATGTGGGATCCCTTTTCTGCAGGAGCCCTGGACGGATTCGTCCCAGCAGATAACAATATTCCATCCGAAGAGCTACCCATGGTGTTTTTCGAGTGGTTAAAGTCCAACAAGGACTCCATTTCTCCTGAGGATCTGAGAAGCATAAAGCTCAAGAGATCCACCATCGAACTCGCAGCTAAGCAATTGGGTGGTGGGAAAAAAGCCATGCTACATCTCCTCAAGCTCATTCTCGCATGGGTGCAGAACAATCACCTACAGAGAAAAAGAAAGCTGTCCCAGCAGCACCAGAAGTTCAATGGATGCAGGCCATCGTATTTCGTTGATCAGTACAATCAATGCTACAATGGCGGCGGTGTAATGGATCATGGGTTCGAACCACAAAGCTGCTATGCCCAAGTTGCTATACCGACAGACCCCTCCATGTTTGCTGCACTGAATAATAATACCTTCAATCCTCCTCCTGCTCCTTCCATGGATACAATTCATCACCCTGCAAAATACAGGCGGGTTCCTCTTGAAGGATGTGGTGGTTTTACCAGCTCTCATGAGTGCCAACCCATGTTTCAGCCTCTTGATGGCGGCGCTCCATGGCCAAACATGAATTGCATGCTCCAGAACCAGCTTCCCTATGAAAACTACCGCTTTCCACCTCCTACATCACAATCCCAGGTAGATTACATGAATTACCGCTCTAGTACTCCTGCAGTCTCAACGAAAGAGGCCAGAAAGAATAGAATGGCTCGTCAAAGGCGTTCCATGgctcaccaccatcaccatcaccaccaaaACCGCCATTGGTCGGCCTCAACGTCGCCACTGTCACGCCAATCTTCGGAGCAAGTCAATATCAACCTCATGCAATATCAACAGCAACGCCAGACATATCTGCAAACAGATCGTCGTCAGATCAAT GTTGGCATGCAGGGTTGGAAGCCAGAAAAGAACTTGAAGTTTTTGCTGCAGAAAGTTCTCAAGCAGAGCGACGTGGGCAACTTAGGAAGGATCGTGCTACCTAAG AAGGAAGCAGAAACGCATCTTCCTGAGCTGGAGGCAAGAGATGGAATCTCCATTGCAATGGAAGACATTGTAACGTCTCATGTATGGAATATGCGTTACAG GTTTTGGCCCAACAATAAGAGCAGGATGTATCTGCTCGAAAATACTG GCGACTTTGTAAGATCTAATGGCCTGCAAGAGGGCGACTTCATCGTACTATACTCTGATACCAAAACTGGAAAATAT ATGATCCGTGGTGTAAAAGTGCCCAGATCAGACACATCTGCTTCTGCACCTGCAGCAACAAAGTGCACAAACGGTTCTTCTTCTCTACCAGATGGAGGAGATGCGAAACAGTTTTTAAAAATGGGAAAAAGTTATCTGGCTTCCACAAGTCAGTCTGTTGCAGTAACTTTTGCAGATTCCGTGGCTGACGCATCCTCTTCATCTGTATCTGATGCAACTGTGCATTCGTGCCCTGAGGCAGATCCATTTCTAAGAGACATGGTCACTCATTCCTTCCCCACAAAAGGAACTAGTAATTCACAACATGATCATCCAGGATCAGCCTCCACCAATTTAGAGAGCCTCTCTAGTCTTGAAAGCGGGGATCTTACAATAGAAGAAATTCTAGACTTGGTGGACTCGCCAGATTTGGTGGCTGAACCAGCCAAAAGTGATTCTTCTGATGATATTGCAGAAAGCAAGGATTAA